TTCGAGATCCAACCCGGCCGAAAATTGCAtcttctctaattaattaGGCCATCAAAGTCCAAACCGACCGAAAATAGCACcttctctaattaattgtaagatttcACATCGGTTCTGTTTCACTTATTACTTTCGCAGCATATTGTCGATTAATGATTTCAATTATTCGACTCTTTATGTCTTCTATTCGAGTTCCAGCTGCGGAAAAATGATGAACAATCGGAGTCGAACTTGCTTAATCGATATTAGCGAAGTGTTAGCGAACGAAAGGCAGGTAGTTTTAGCCGTTGCACCCAACCGCGCGCTCCAATTAATGGCGCAACATTAAATCGCGACGAACAAGCGGCGCAATTAAGGCGGTTTCTCGCCGCCGTTGCGAAACGCATACGTTTCTCTTCCGCAGCGCCGGATTACCCGCCGCGCCCCGCCGGCTTTCTGCAATCTAATCTTCCGTTCGTTGTCATACGTTGGTTACGTTTCCACGATAACGTAAACGGCACTAGGCGAATTTGCGGTAATCAGCAAAGAAGAGAGAACTCGCCCGCCAAGAAAACCGCCGGACACCATCCACTTCGTTCTACTCCCTTTAGAGAATAGATCGGAATGGACTCTCAAAGATCGAGTCCCTTTCAGTCCACTTTCGAATATACATAAATGCcgctatataaaatttatcgcgTTAACGTTCGCGCTAACGTTTCTCGCTAATATGCCGATTTGTAATTCGACATCGGTTGATTCGTAGCTCAACAAATTGATCGAATCACCTGCGTGTTTTCGCGATGTCGAAAGTTCTTCCATATCGGACTGAATTCCTCGAGTGTATAGAAAACGGCTAATGACATAGCATTTATGCATATATCCACCCGATGATCTGCAGTCAGATTATTTCCCAATAACGCTTTGACCTGCAAATTGCATGCCGATTGCATTTCTGATCGACGCGCGGTTCTCTCTACAAGCGTAGAGTCGCTCTCCACATATATATACGGATAATCGTGATTCCGTAACTTTTATCGCTACACATTATCACGTTCCACTAGATAATTTACCGTGACATCTCCCAGCGGTGATTCACGAAGCTATTAATCGTCATTTATCGTCGGGTCCTCGCGAGAACGATAGCTTTTACGTATTATTTAGCTCCCAAAGAGTGCGCAGGTAACGAAGAATATcgcgtatataaaatttgccgGTGATCTATTTAATATGATAATGCACTCTCGGGTATTAAGGCCGAGCGAGGTAATTAAAATCGTTAAGTAAATAGAGCGACGTGTAATGTTCGTCCGACggtaaatttaacaattattgcaaaatcgtaaaaaaaatgtgacaaatattttttaatactcatCATATATAAAGGCGCTACAATTATTGTCGTTGAAAGCTCACGACAATTGGGGAAAACCCGTCcaacaacaaaattttatatcagtaGCAATCCTATGTACTATATCGCGACGCTACCCAGAAGTCAATAATTCCATTTCAATTTGCGACATAGCACTGAAATGATACTAAAGTTGACTCGAAGAATAAATGAGATTCGAAGTCGCTGGCGAAATGGCGACGCGGAAAAACCGTCGGGAGGAAAACGAACGCCTTTAATGTCTCTCCGACTACGACTGGCTGTCGAAACGTCGGAAACCACAGAAATCGAAATGCGATAAATTCCTGCTACTCGGTATAAAAGCGCAATGTCAACATGTGTTTAATTTTTCGCGGCGGAAACAGAATAAATTGCAAAGATTTTATACATCCAATTCGGAATGTATATTTTCTGTCGTAATATTATCGTTGCTCGACTGTATGCGTTATCACACGTGTATCGTTGTATTGAATACTGAAAAGAgaagtaaaattgaaaaacagaAATCGGCTCGACGCCGGGCCTTTCGCGCGGCAAACCAACGATGGGATTTTGCCAGCCGCTCTCACGCAATCTCAGCCGCGTTTCTTTCATAATTCACCAGAAAAGAGCTCTCGACTCGGGTCGTTTCCCTAAAGCGCCAAAGAGATAATCCGCGCAGATGAAATTCGCCTCGGCGAACGAGGGAAGGGGGGGGGACTTTAATCGAGATGGTATTAAGGAGGAGAGGAGACGGACGTTGATCTCGATGATGGAGCTAAAAATTTCGCCGTATAATATATCTCGAGGCCACGGTAATAGGGTCTTCTCCGCCGGGCGAGTTTTCTATTCTCTCTTCTCAGCCTTTTTATCTTCAATTCCATCTCCCGAGACTTTTCCCAGGCAATTTCTCGcgtgttatatttatgaatagaCGTGTTACATCCCGCCGAGAGCGCAGCCGAGCGTGTCTCGCCGCCGAGAAATTCGCGTTGACGAATCAGACCCGGAAGTGGCGGCGCGTGACAAATGAGTCACTCTAATCATCATCGCGCTACCTAATCCCTCGGTGGCGAAGGATCGATTTCGTAAATTTCGGAGTGCGCATTGCGACACGATTCATACGAAATAAATTCGTACACGCcgcattctttttttttttattaataaaaataagacattTTGCGAAGACCGCGAATAAAtttggtttttattttaatttcagtttgaaattaaataacgcCAGTTGGATAAAGAGTGAATCGCTATTATCCCGCGCAGTCagtcgagagagaaagagagagtgatcGACGGGCTGGGAAAAAAAGACCGCCGAGGCGCCCGCGATCTCGCACGCAACGGCGCGCGACGGTCCGGTCAATTTGAATCAGTCGTCGCGCGAGTACTAACCTCTGCCGATGCTGGGGGCCGCGGGAGCGCGACCCGACTCGCGAAGGGGATGAAATTTCTCCACGGGCGCGAGACGCCGCGCGCGCCGTCGGGCTCCGGCGTCGTCCTCGGGACCGGAGGCGCTTCCGTATTTCACTGATTCGCGcggcaacgcgcgcgcgaagggagagagagagaaagatagattTCGCACGGTCGACACGGTTCGCGAGACGCGGGAATACTGCGTCGAGTCGCGGCACTCGCGGCGACGATGGTGAGCACATCCGTCCCGCTGCACGGCCGAACGACGTCTGCCCGGTGCCCGGTCTGCCGCCAGTGCCGTGTGATGTGCGCGAGCCCAATCCGGTTGTTGCCATAGCACCGACCCACGTGATTGGCGGAGGCGCGCCGAGGGCGGCGCTTAGCGCGAGGTGCACTTACTTGCACTTCCGAGAGCGCACTGCGAGAAACGAAATTATTCCTCGATgtcataaataacaaaaatgacgtttactgaaaataaaagCTCCTTTTCCTACGGTTTATTAAATTGGAATCTTTGTAAAATGTCATGCCTTTGTTCATGTGATATCTGTATTTTCGTCGCCTCGTCGGCGTCGGCCTCGTTATTTGCACTCTTCTTACactttttttagttaaatcgAATGACATGGGATCACTAAACATGGCGGCCACTCAAGCGCACGTCATACAAGTTTGAGTGTTTGAACAGATATACGGCTTTGCTGTTCGTGCGTATCTCGAGATAATCGaataattgtaagattattCGCGTATCAGATATATCACATAGGAGCATTGATATGTTtgctaataaatatacacttcaaataatgaaaaatgagaaatattataaatcaacaatataaaaaaatatatagagcaATTAATTTGGGATCgcaaattttaacaaatatactttttctcttttgagAATTTcttgcatttattttacatttatattcgcACATTCTGCGATATAAATCCTGcacttctaaaaatatataatctttgttCCTTCAACTTATTCCCTTTTTCTTCACATTTTTCACACACAAGTtgtgattattaaaaataattactttacaGATATGTGAATAACAGGAATGTATTTGTACATTCAATGTATTATGCccttgtaaattatattatgtcgCTGTACATATCTAAATGCATCGTCGAGCATGTTTCTGCTGTCATTCTAGCCCCGTCAGTTTAACCCTGAATCTTTTCCTGCAGCAGCTTCTCAAGCTTGCGCACGTCAATGGCGAATTTGCGAATGCCTTCGCTTAACTTATCGGTCGCCATTTGGTCTTCGTTTAAAAGCCATCTAAATTCGGCCTCGTCCAAGCTAATCTTTTGAAGGTCACACTTCTTCGCCGATTCCACACTCAGTACCTTGTGCACGGGCTCGTCGCTCTCCTCCAATTCTTCCAATAACTTAGGACTTATAGTAAGGAAATCACAGCCGGCGAGTTCCCTAATTTCAcctaattatcaaaatatttaaatcaaaagaATAGCAACGTTAGCtgaataatgatatttatgttatttatatatatttatttttatcccgtactttataatctatatttaaataataatttgtatcataaaactataaaatattatatatgaatcaTGATACTTACCGACGTTTCTGAACGAGGCACCCATCACGACCGTTTTGTAATCAAActtcttataataattgtaaatttgcGTTACAGAAACAACGCCAGGGTCCTCCTTTGCTTTATAAGACTTTTTATCTGTATTTGCCACGTACCTAAACAAGATTCCTTATCTTTACGCTTGcacaaatttataaacaaatgaGATTGTGACACTCACCAGTCGAGAATTCGTCCAACGAACGGCGAAATGAGAGTAACTCCAGCCTCCGCGCAAGCAACGGCCTGACCAAAGGAGAACAGCAGCGTCAGATTGCAATGAATTCCATATTCTTCCTCCAATTCtctaaaaaagatttatcgaTGATTAACGAGGCatgttcattaattaaatataggatgcgtattttaatttaatttcttatttacttCGCCGCTTGGATGCCTTCCCAGGTCGACGCAAGCTTAATCAAGACGCGTTCCTTGCTCACTCCGAGCTCTTCGTACAGAGCGATCAATCTTTTCGCCTTCTCGATACTGGCTTCCTTATTGAAGGACAATCTGGCGTCCACTTCTGTGGAAACTCTCCCGggtattatatttaagatctcTTTACCGAAGAAAACACAGGTGATATCGAGGGCTGCTTCAACTTGCTCGGCCAAAGTactgaaaaagagagaagctCTAcgttaaacaatatttaaattatcatgtataatttttaatattgtgcTTATTTAATCTTGACAACATCGCAAGAAGACTAATATAGATTTAACAGTATAAGTTAATCAcgtcataataaatatacttacgACCCGGACTGTTTGCCGCATTCCACGGCCTTCTCAATTAAATGAGCGTACTTCTTTTGATTAGCGGCAGCGAGAATCAACGAAGGATTCGTTGTTGCGTCTGTGGGCTTAAATTGCTCCATAGCTGtaagaagaataataataatataataccgTTAATATAATGAACGTTAATATTAATGCTCATCATTTGCAATGTTCGTgattatttccattttattttatttcgattactctacatttatatgttcgttattatttgacaattaaacaatttgttcAATTGCTTTCGCTCGATACGCCTCTATCAAGGATAGGAGtg
This genomic stretch from Temnothorax longispinosus isolate EJ_2023e chromosome 9, Tlon_JGU_v1, whole genome shotgun sequence harbors:
- the Taldo gene encoding probable transaldolase is translated as MSEPQSKKTKIMSSLNQLKDLTTVVADTGDFQAMEQFKPTDATTNPSLILAAANQKKYAHLIEKAVECGKQSGSTLAEQVEAALDITCVFFGKEILNIIPGRVSTEVDARLSFNKEASIEKAKRLIALYEELGVSKERVLIKLASTWEGIQAAKELEEEYGIHCNLTLLFSFGQAVACAEAGVTLISPFVGRILDWYVANTDKKSYKAKEDPGVVSVTQIYNYYKKFDYKTVVMGASFRNVGEIRELAGCDFLTISPKLLEELEESDEPVHKVLSVESAKKCDLQKISLDEAEFRWLLNEDQMATDKLSEGIRKFAIDVRKLEKLLQEKIQG